One genomic segment of Impatiens glandulifera chromosome 6, dImpGla2.1, whole genome shotgun sequence includes these proteins:
- the LOC124942233 gene encoding E3 ubiquitin-protein ligase RNF14-like, with amino-acid sequence MSSPSKHPRGNTHRYGRGGLSKGVGNRELLVEEEGESSNINSHGDTSELNSSSIERKDDTEKEGVPSSDEGFNGGRDEGSNSASNVVDIADRLRTLQLEDVEERELQEELLGINDQLQEDELLAMESIYDDNFSIFESASGLKSFQIRVHVEAPEKITFTTNSGNNNDMSYTFKVEYIPPIILTCLLPKSYPSNHPPYFIISVQWLNSNKISELCSMLDSIWKEQAGQEIVYQWVDWLQNSTLSHLCLDSELTLGPYNGGYVEGDKRAVSGSISPERDIPALKRYNDDRVLHIFNRNLHDCYICFSQLAGSEFVRLPCQHFFCLKCLKTYASMHVKEGTLNNLICPDTKCKDAIQPGLLKQLLDDGEFERWESLLLYKTLQAMSDVMECPRCETPCILDEVRNDAQCSKCFFSFCTLCRDKRHVTGQCMSAEMELRILQERQDSCVLNDKQKRRERDRINQLLSVKEILRHAKQCPVCQMAISRTGGCNKMVCSNCGSYFCYRCNKKINGYDHFRYGSCELSPQRMIDDWEGQMNIRQINNLVRIAHGPTLAQAPTRNHVCPICGQRNVKDGNNNHILCWACQNHYCFLCKSIVKKCSEHFGPKSCKQHTEEFPN; translated from the exons ATGAGCTCACCTTCTAAACACCCTCGTGGGAATACTCATCGGTATGGCAGAGGTGGTTTATCGAAAGGGGTAGGTAATCGCGAACTATTAGtggaagaagaaggggagagTTCTAATATCAATTCACATGGAGATACAAGTGAATTGAATTCTTCAAGTATTGAAAGAAAGGATGATACTGAGAAAGAGGGGGTTCCCTCATCAGATGAAGGCTTTAATGGAGGGAGGGATGAAGGATCGAATTCGGCTAGTAATGTTGTTGATATTGCAGACAGATTGAGAACATTGCAGCTTGAAGATGTAGAAGAACGAGAGTTGCAAGAAGAATTGTTGGGTATAAATGATCAATTACAGGAGGATGAA CTACTAGCCATGGAATCCATTTATGATGACAATTTCTCCATCTTTGAAAGCGCGAGTGGTCTCAAGTCTTTCCAG ATTCGTGTTCATGTTGAAGCGCCTGAAAAAATTACATTCACAACAAATTCTGGGAATAATAACGATATGTCTTACACGTTCAAAGTTGAATACATTCCACCGATTATACTAACATGCTTATTGCCAAAGTCATATCCAAGCAATCACCCTccatatttcataatttctgtTCAATGGTTGAACTCGAATAAAATTTCAGAACTTTGTTCAATGCTGGATTCAATATGGAAAGAACAAGCAGGACAAGAAATTGTATATCAGTGGGTTGACTGGCTGCAAAACTCCACTCTTTCCCACCTTTGTTTGGATTCAGAGTTAACTCTTGGTCCTTATAATGGCGGATATGTTGAAGGAGATAAACGCGCTGTTTCAGGTTCTATTTCCCCTGAAAGGGATATACCCGCATTGAAGAGATACAACGATGATCGAGTTCTTCATATCTTCAATAGAAACTTGCATGATTGCTATATTTGTTTCAGTCAACTTGCAG gtTCGGAGTTTGTCAGGTTGCCATGTCAACATTTCTTCTGTTTGAAATGCTTGAAAACTTATGCTAGTATGCATGTAAAGGAAGGAACATTAAACAATCTTATATGCCCCGATACAAAATGTAAAGACGCTATTCAACCTGGACTGCTGAAACAACTTCTTGATGACGGGGAATTCGAACGATGGGAATCGCTCTTGCTATATAAAACACTCCAAGCTATGTCTGATGTAATGGAGTGTCCGAGATGCGAAACACCTTGCATACTGGATGAGGTTCGAAACGATGCCCAATGTTCGAAGTGTTTCTTTAGTTTCTGCACGCTTTGTCGGGACAAGCGTCACGTTACTGGCCAATGTATGTCTGCAGAAATGGAACTCCGCATATTACAG GAGAGACAAGATTCATGTGTTTTGAATGACAAACAAAAGCGTCGAGAACGAGACAGGATCAATCAACTCCTTAGCGTGAAGGAAATCCTTCGCCACGCTAAACAGTGTCCGGTTTGTCAAATGGCCATCTCAAGAACAGGAGGCTGCAACAAAATGGTGTGCTCTAATTGCGGGAGCTATTTTTGCTATCGCTGCAACAAGAAAATCAATGGTTACGATCACTTTCGATATGGTTCATGCGAACTTTCTCCGCAAAGGATGATTGATGATTGGGAGGGACAAATGAATATCCGTCAAATAAATAACCTTGTTAGAATTGCTCATGGCCCGACACTAGCTCAAGCTCCCACTCGTAACCATGTATGCCCTATTTGTGGTCAACGAAATGTAAAG gatGGAAATAACAATCATATTTTGTGTTGGGCTTGCCAGAATCATTATTGTTTCTTGTGCAAAAGTATTGTTAAGAAATGTTCAGAGCATTTTGGTCCTAAGAGTTGCAAACAACACACTGAAGAATTCCCAAACTAA
- the LOC124943873 gene encoding probable alkaline/neutral invertase F, producing the protein MPSNEACSSPRTEEEKEISDEYMDQHISNGFSVVFPIEVSEDQAVIPEFTIEDPPKSDRAPENEESMFTDEVIEEDDDITLNMATLKPSPSVGINLDSFDPSSSMFTAATCIGNGNSLRSSWESVPSMTEEAWDRLQKSYVYFKGNPVGTLAALDSSAEALNYNQVFVRDFIPCGLACLMKSPPEPEIVKNFLLKTLQLQAWEKKIDNFTLGEGVLPASFKVLYDTHRQKETLVADFGGSAIGRVAPVDSGFWWIILLRSYTKCTGDHTLCEQDEVQQGMKLILNLCLSDGFDTFPTLLCADGCSMIDRRMGIYGYPIEIQALFYFALRCAKQMLIPKAGGKEFIERIEKRITALRYHIQNYYWLDFTQLNNIYRYKTEEYSHTAVNKFNVIPDSIPDWVFDFTPMRGGYFIGNVSPARMDFRWFLVGNCIAILSSLAMPDQSTAIMDLIEERWEDLIGEMPLKITFPALEGHEWKIVTGCDPKNTRWSYHNGGSWPVLLWLLSAASIKTGRPQIAKRAIELAEQRLSKDGWPEYYDGRTGRYVGKQARKYQTWSIAGYLVAKTLIENPSNLLIVSMEEDKKVTKPKLTRSSSCNF; encoded by the exons ATGCCTTCAAACGAAGCTTGTTCATCTCCGAGAActgaagaagagaaagaaatatCAGATGAATATATGGATCAGCACATATCGAATGGCTTCAGTGTTGTTTTTCCGATTGAGGTATCGGAAGATCAAGCGGTTATTCCCGAGTTTACAATCGAAGATCCTCCAAAATCTGATCGAGCTCCTGAAAATGAAGAATCTATGTTCACTGATGAGGTaatagaagaagatgatgatattACATTGAATATGGCGACATTGAAGCCTTCGCCAAGCGTTGGAATTAATCTCGATTCATTCGATCCTTCTTCATCTATGTTTACTGCCGCTACTTGTATTGGCAACGGTAATAGCCTCCGATCTAGTTGGGAGAGTGTTCCATCGATGACGGAAGAAGCTTGGGATCGATTGCAAAagtcttatgtttattttaaaggAAATCCAGTTGGTACTCTTGCTGCTCTTGATTCTAGCGCAGAAGCATTGAATTACAATCAG GTGTTTGTGAGAGATTTCATTCCTTGTGGTttagcttgtttgatgaaatcACCACCAGAACCTGAAATTGTGAAGAATTTTCTATTGAAAACATTACAATTGCAAGCTTGGGAGAAGAAGATTGATAACTTTACTCTCGGAGAAGGTGTGCTTCCTGCGAGTTTCAAAGTTCTATATGATACACATCGTCAAAAGGAGACACTAGTTGCAGACTTCGGAGGCAGTGCAATTGGTAGAGTGGCTCCTGTTGATTCCGGTTTCTGGTGGATCATACTTCTCAGATCATATACAAAATGCACTGGAGATCATACATTATGTGAACAAGATGAGGTTCAACAAGGGATGAAACTGATACTTAACCTTTGCCTTTCTGATGGTTTTGACACTTTTCCAACTCTTTTATGTGCTGATGGCTGCAGCATGATTGACAGGAGAATG GGAATATATGGTTATCCAATTGAGATCCAGGCATTATTCTATTTTGCATTGAGATGTGCAAAACAAATGCTAATACCGAAAGCAGGTGGTAAAGAATTCATAGAGAGGATTGAGAAAAGAATTACAGCTCTACGCTACCACATCCAAAACTACTACTGGCTCGATTTCACTCAACTAAACAACATATACAGATACAAAACAGAGGAATATTCCCACACCGCGGTTAACAAATTCAATGTCATCCCTGATTCAATCCCGGATTGGGTATTTGATTTCACTCCAATGCGAGGAGGATATTTCATTGGAAATGTCAGTCCAGCTCGAATGGATTTCAGATGGTTCTTAGTTGGAAACTGCATTGCTATTCTTAGTTCATTAGCTATGCCTGATCAATCTACAGCCATAATGGATCTAATCGAAGAACGTTGGGAAGATCTAATTGGCGAAATGCCTTTGAAAATTACCTTTCCAGCTCTGGAAGGGCATGAGTGGAAAATTGTCACTGGCTGTGATCCAAAGAATACCCGTTGGAGTTACCATAATGGTGGATCTTGGCCGGTGTTGCTGTGGCTGTTGAGTGCGGCGAGTATAAAAACAGGGAGACCGCAAATAGCGAAGAGAGCAATAGAATTGGCGGAGCAGAGGCTGAGTAAGGACGGTTGGCCAGAATATTACGATGGAAGAACAGGTCGATATGTGGGTAAACAAGCGAGGAAATACCAAACTTGGAGTATTGCTGGTTATCTGGTGGCGAAAACTCTGATTGAGAATCCATCGAATTTGCTGATTGTTTCTATGGAGGAAGATAAAAAGGTAACTAAACCTAAGCTCACTCGAAGTTCTTCATgcaatttttaa
- the LOC124943874 gene encoding E3 ubiquitin-protein ligase RNF14-like: protein MRRGGRKQDFHCHRNSSHEEQIWVQKPLETTQVENSNSSSSAFDSISQSTSSPSKHPSGNTHRYGRGGFSKGVGNRELLVEEEGESSNINSHGDTSELNSSSIERKDDTEKEGVPSSDEGFNGVRDEGSNSASNVVDIADRLRALQLEDEEERELQEELLGINDQLHEDELLAMESIYDDNFSIFESASGLKSFQIRVHVEAPEKITFTTNSGNNNDMSYTFKVEYIPPIILTCLLPKSYPSNHPPYFIISVQWLNSNKISELCSMLDSIWKEQAGQEIVYQWVDWLQNSTLSHLCLDSELTLGPYIGGYVGGDKRAVSGSISPEWDIPALKRYNDDQVLHIFNRNLHDCYICFSQLAGSEFVRLPCQHFFCLKCLKTYASMHVKEGTLSNLICPDTKCKDAIQPGLLKQLLDDGEFERWESLLLYKTLQAMSDVMECPRCETPCILDEVRNDAQCSKCFYSFCTLCRDKRHVAGECISAEMKLHILQARQDSCALNDKQKRREQDRINQLLSVKEIRRFAKQCPVCQLAISRTGGCNKMVCSNCGSYFCYRCNKKIDGYNHFGNGSCRLFPQEMIDDWEGQMNIRQIYFRQIHNRQIHNRQIHFRQINNRVRMAHGPTLAEAPTRNHVCPICGQRNVKDGNNNHILCWACQNHYCFLCKSIVKRGSDHFGPKSCKQHTE, encoded by the exons ATGAGAAGGGGAGGAAGAAAGCAAGATTTTCATTGTCATCGTAACTCATCTCATGAAGAACAGATATGGGTTCAAAAACCCTTAGAAACAACACAGGTGGAAAACTCCAATTCGTCATCATCTGCATTTGATTCCATATCGCAATCCACGAGCTCACCTTCTAAACACCCTAGTGGGAATACTCATCGGTATGGAAGAGGTGGTTTCTCGAAAGGAGTAGGTAATCGCGAACTACTAGtggaagaagaaggggagagTTCTAATATCAATTCACATGGAGATACAAGTGAATTGAATTCTTCAAGTATTGAAAGAAAGGATGATACTGAGAAAGAGGGGGTTCCCTCATCAGATGAAGGCTTTAATGGAGTGAGGGATGAAGGATCGAATTCGGCTAGTAATGTTGTTGATATTGCAGACAGATTGAGAGCATTGCAgcttgaagatgaagaagaacgAGAGTTGCAAGAAGAATTGTTGGGTATAAATGATCAATTACATGAGGATGAA CTACTAGCCATGGAATCCATTTATGATGACAATTTCTCCATCTTTGAAAGCGCGAGTGGTCTCAAGTCTTTCCAG ATTCGTGTTCATGTTGAAGCACCTGAAAAAATTACATTCACAACAAATTCTGGGAATAATAACGATATGTCTTACACGTTCAAAGTTGAATACATTCCACCGATTATACTAACATGCTTATTGCCAAAGTCATATCCAAGCAATCACCCTccatatttcataatttctgtTCAATGGTTGAACTCGAATAAAATTTCAGAACTTTGTTCAATGCTGGATTCAATATGGAAAGAACAAGCAGGACAAGAAATTGTATATCAGTGGGTTGACTGGCTGCAAAACTCCACTCTTTCCCACCTTTGTTTGGATTCAGAGTTAACTCTTGGTCCTTATATTGGCGGATATGTTGGAGGAGATAAACGCGCTGTTTCAGGTTCTATTTCCCCTGAATGGGATATACCCGCATTGAAGAGATACAACGATGATCAAGTTCTTCATATCTTCAATAGAAACTTGCACGATTGCTATATCTGTTTCAGTCAACTTGCAG gTTCGGAGTTTGTCAGGTTGCCATGTCAACATTTCTTCTGTTTGAAATGCTTGAAAACTTATGCTAGTATGCATGTAAAGGAAGGAACATTAAGCAATCTCATATGCCCCGATACAAAATGTAAAGACGCTATTCAACCTGGACTGCTGAAACAACTTCTTGACGACGGGGAATTCGAACGATGGGAATCGCTCTTGCTATATAAAACACTCCAAGCCATGTCTGATGTAATGGAGTGTCCGAGATGCGAAACACCTTGCATACTGGATGAGGTTCGAAACGATGCCCAATGTTCGAAGTGTTTCTATAGTTTCTGCACGCTTTGTCGGGACAAGCGTCACGTTGCTGGCGAATGTATTTCTGCAGAAATGAAACTCCACATCTTACAG GCGAGACAAGATTCGTGTGCTTTGAATGACAAACAAAAGCGTCGAGAACAAGACAGGATCAATCAACTCCTTAGCGTGAAGGAAATCCGTCGCTTCGCTAAACAGTGTCCGGTTTGTCAATTGGCCATCTCAAGAACAGGAGGCTGCAACAAAATGGTGTGCTCTAACTGCGGGAGCTATTTTTGCTATCGCTGCAACAAAAAAATCGATGGTTACAATCACTTTGGAAATGGTTCATGCAGACTTTTTCCGCAAGAGATGATTGATGATTGGGAGGGACAAATGAATATCCGTCAAATATATTTCCGTCAAATACATAACCGTCAAATACATAACCGTCAAATACATTTTCGTCAAATAAATAACCGTGTTAGAATGGCTCATGGCCCGACACTAGCTGAAGCTCCCACTCGTAACCATGTATGCCCTATTTGTGGTCAACGAAATGTAAAG GATGGAAATAACAATCATATTTTGTGTTGGGCTTGCCAGAATCATTATTGTTTCTTGTGCAAAAGTATTGTTAAGAGAGGTTCAGACCATTTTGGTCCTAAGAGTTGCAAACAGCACACTGAATAA